From a single Pempheris klunzingeri isolate RE-2024b chromosome 2, fPemKlu1.hap1, whole genome shotgun sequence genomic region:
- the LOC139208520 gene encoding green-sensitive opsin: MENGTEGKNFYIPMNNRTGLVRNPFEYPQFYLGDPWMFKLLAVYMFFLICTGFPINFLTLLVTAQNKKLRQPLNFILVNLALAGLIMVCFGFTITFVTAINGYFVFGTLGCAVEGFMATLGGQVALWSLVVLAVERYIVVCKPMGSFKFTGSHAAVGVLFTWIMALSCAVPPLVGWSRYIPEGLQCSCGPDYYTLAPSYNNESYVMYMFSCHFCVPVGTIFFTYGSLVLTVKAAAAQQQDSESTQRAEKEVTRMCVLMVLGFLVAWTPYASFAAWIFFNKGAAFSATAMAIPAFFSKSSAIFNPVIYVLMNKQFRNCMLTTVGMGGMVDDETSVSTSKTEVSSVS; encoded by the exons ATGGAGAACGGCACGGAGGGCAAGAATTTCTACATCCCCATGAACAACAGGACGGGGCTTGTGAGGAATCCTTTTGAGTATCCACAGTTCTACCTGGGAGACCCATGGATGTTCAAGCTGCTTGCTGTCTACATGTTTTTCCTCATCTGCACTGGCTTCCCCATCAACTTCTTGACACTGTTGGTCACAGCTCAGAACAAGAAGCTCCGGCAACCTCTCAACTTCATCCTCGTCAATCTGGCTCTTGCTGGACTGATCATGGTCTGCTTCGGGTTCACCATCACCTTCGTAACTGCTATCAACGGCTACTTCGTTTTTGGAACTTTGGGTTGTGCTGTTGAGGGATTCATGGCTACTCTGGGAG GTCAAGTTGCTCTCTGGTCACTGGTCGTCCTGGCTGTTGAGAGATACATTGTCGTCTGCAAACCCATGGGAAGCTTCAAGTTCACTGGAAGTCATGCAGCAGTTGGAGTTTTGTTCACCTGGATCATGGCTCTCTCTTGTGCTGTCCCTCCACTGGTTGGCTGGTCCAG GTACATTCCTGAGGGGCTGCAGTGCTCCTGTGGACCTGACTACTACACTCTGGCCCCAAGCTACAACAATGAGTCATATGTCATGTACATGTTCAGCTGCCACTTCTGTGTCCCAGTCGGCACCATCTTCTTCACTTATGGAAGCCTTGTGCTGACTGTCAAAGCT gcagcagctcagcagcaggaCTCAGAGTCCACTCAGAGGGCTGAGAAGGAGGTGACTCGCATGTGCGTCCTGATGGTGCTGGGATTCTTGGTGGCCTGGACTCCATATGCCAGCTTTGCTGCATGGATCTTCTTCAACAAGGGGGCGGCGTTCTCAGCTACAGCCATGGCTATCCCTGCCTTCTTCTCAAAGAGCTCAGCAATTTTCAACCCTGTTATCTACGTATTGATGAACAAACAG ttcCGTAACTGCATGCTCACCACAGTTGGAATGGGCGGTATGGTTGATGATGAGACCTCAGTATCCACCAGCAAGACAGAAGTCTCCTCTGTCTCTTAG